From the genome of Kwoniella bestiolae CBS 10118 chromosome 5, complete sequence, one region includes:
- a CDS encoding ATP-dependent Clp endopeptidase, proteolytic subunit ClpP, producing MSRIATSLLRPASAALNIAGPSRIAATRRFGFLPSSEQNGFPDQASNPVVRDSLVPIVVEQTARGERSYDIYSRLLRERVIFLGPVNSVDSTLLTAQLLFLEAEDPTRPIKLYINSPGGVVTSGLAIYDTMQYISPPVHTFCLGQAASMGSLLLAGGEKGHRYALKNSSVMIHQPSGGAQGQASDIALHAKEILRIRSALTDIYADHCTRPDEQRDTARERFEKALERDYFMTADEAVEFGIVDKIVTRRADGQIGEEEKM from the exons ATGTCAAGGATAGCCACCTCACTTTTACGACCCGCTTCAGCAGCATTAAACATCGCTGGACCATCGAGGATAGCAGCTACGCGGAGATTTGGCTTCTTACCTTCATCTGAACAGAATGGATTTCCAGATCAGGCTTCGAATCCTGTAGTTAGAGATAGTTTGGTTCCGATTGTGGTCGAGCAGACT GCTAGAGGAGAACGAAGTTATGATATTTATTCGAGATTATTGAGGGAGCGAGTGATATTCCTGGGGCCA GTAAACTCCGTCGACTCGACCCTCCTAACCgcccaactcctcttcctcgaagCTGAGGACCCTACCCGCCCCATCAAACTCTACATAAATTCACCTGGGGGAGTCGTCACCTCGGGTCTAGCAATATACGATACCATGCAGTATATCTCTCCACCGGTTCATACCTTCTGTCTGGGTCAGGCGGCAAGCATGGGTAGTTTGTTATTGGCTGGTGGGGAGAAGGGACATAGATACGCATTGAAGAATAGTAGTGTTATGATACATC AACCCTCCGGAGGTGCCCAAGGCCAAGCATCCGATATCGCCCTCCACGCCAAAGAGATCTTACGTATCCGATCGGCCCTCACAGACATATATGCAGACCACTGTACGAGGCCAGACGAGCAGAGGGATACAGCCAGAGAGAGGTTCGAGAAGGCACTGGAGAGGGATTACTTTATGACTGCTGATGAGGCTGTAGAGTTTGGGATTGTAGATAAGATCGTGACGAGGCGGGCAGACGGTCAGataggagaggaggagaagatgtag